In the Mus pahari chromosome 19, PAHARI_EIJ_v1.1, whole genome shotgun sequence genome, one interval contains:
- the Gemin7 gene encoding gem-associated protein 7, whose protein sequence is MQNPLTIPVPVPVLRLPRGPDGFSRGFAPDGRRTILRPEVGEGHIQDPPESQDQRARATLRERYLRSLLAMVGHPVSFTLHGGVHVTAQFGATDLDVANFYVSQLQTPIGVQAEALLRCSDIISYSFKL, encoded by the coding sequence ATGCAGAACCCACTGACCATTCCAGTGCCGGTGCCAGTGCTACGCCTCCCTCGGGGCCCCGATGGCTTCAGCCGAGGCTTTGCCCCTGATGGACGTAGGACCATCCTGAGACCAGAAGTCGGAGAAGGTCATATTCAAGATCCCCCAGAGTCACAGGACCAGCGGGCCCGAGCCACTCTGCGGGAGCGCTACCTCCGCAGCCTCCTAGCCATGGTGGGGCACCCTGTGAGTTTCACGCTGCACGGAGGTGTACATGTGACCGCCCAGTTTGGAGCCACAGACCTTGATGTAGCCAACTTCTATGTTTCCCAGCTGCAGACGCCCATAGGTGTGCAGGCCGAGGCCCTGCTTCGATGTAGTGACATAATTTCCTATTCCTTCAAGCTGTAA